Proteins encoded by one window of Panicum virgatum strain AP13 chromosome 7N, P.virgatum_v5, whole genome shotgun sequence:
- the LOC120683642 gene encoding F-box/kelch-repeat protein At1g67480-like — protein sequence MLALVAPREPFVQSQACISARMQLNFSAEINLPSSMMIQKQDDSYSVLIPGLPEDLAKICLALVPRSHFSFMSSVSKSWMAFIGSREFIAVRKEIGKLEEWIYVLTTGAGDQGSRWEVLGSLEQKKRILPPMPGPKKAGFGVVVVDGKLFVMAGYAADHGKEFVSDEVYCYDACLNRWTALAKMNVARCDFAYAEVNGVIYAAGGFGPDGDSLSSVEAYNPPQNKWILMQSLRRPRWGCFACGLNDKLYILGGRSSFTIGNSRSVDVYDADRNAWEEIKRGCVMATSHAILEKRLFCIEWKNQRSLATFNPADNSWERILVPLTGSSSTRFCLGVLGMKVLLFSLEEEPG from the exons ATGCTTGCACTTGTTGCACCAAGAGAACCATTTGTTCAGTCACAGGCGTGCATCAGTGCTAGAATGCAGCTCAACTTTTCAGCTGAGATAAATCTCCCCTCCAGTATGATGATCCAAAAGCAGGACGATTCATACAGCGTGCTGATACCTGGTCTACCAGAAGATCTGGCAAAGATATGTCTTGCTCTTGTCCCTCGGAGCCATTTCTCTTTCATGAGTTCTGTGTCAAAGAGTTGGATGGCATTCATCGGCAGCAGGGAGTTCATCGCTGTTCGAAAGGAAATTGGGAAGCTTGAGGAATGGATTTATGTCCTGACCACTGGAGCAGGCGATCAGGGAAGCCGTTGGGAGGTGCTGGGGAGCCTGGAACAGAAGAAGAGGATACTTCCTCCTATGCCTGGACCAAAAAAAGCTGGATTTGGTGTTGTAGTTGTTGATGGAAAGCTTTTTGTTATGGCAGGCTATGCTGCTGACCATGGGAAAGAATTTGTTTCTGATGAGGTCTACTGCTATGATGCTTGTCTTAA CAGGTGGACAGCACTTGCCAAGATGAACGTTGCACGATGCGACTTCGCATACGCAGAGGTCAATGGTGTAATATATGCAGCTGGTGGATTTGGACCTGATGGTGATAGCCTGAGCAGCGTTGAAGCATACAATCCACCGCAGAACAAATGGATACTGATGCAGAGTCTTCGCAGGCCGAGGTGGGGCTGCTTTGCTTGTGGGCTCAATGACAAGCTGTACATCCTGGGTGGCCGTTCAAGCTTCACCATTGGCAATTCTCGCTCTGTCGACGTGTATGACGCTGATCGGAACGCTTGGGAGGAGATCAAGAGAGGATGTGTGATGGCCACCTCTCATGCTATTCTTGAAAAGAGGCTGTTCTGCATTGAGTGGAAGAATCAGAGGTCACTTGCAACATTTAACCCGGCAGACAACTCTTGGGAGAGGATCCTGGTGCCGCTTACTGGCAGTTCCAGCACCCGATTCTGCCTCGGGGTGCTCGGCATGAAGGTCCTGCTATTCTCACTGGAGGAAGAACCTGGGTAG